GACGGAGGATCCTCTGCCTCCTCATCGCTGGACACGATCATCCTGCAGAGGACAGCGCTCAGTCATACATCATACACGGCATGACACTTTAGCTGTTTACAGTCAACTATTTTCAcgcacattttgggatatccCATAAAAACTGGTGTGCTCAATTGAGTCAGATCATTTTTATCCGATGAGAGGATAGCAGTGGGTTCTGTGATGATGCTAAGACATGTTCTCACCTGCgattgctgtgtttttttttgtctgagcGTCTGACAGATGGAGTGATGCTCAGGTGACGCGCAGGAGTTGAGCTCGATTCACCACCActtctaaacacacacacacacacacacactacggTCAGCTACTGGACATACATAAAGTCCTGAAGGTTATCAGTCTATTCTGCAGCCTCATGTCATgtgaacacagaatgatatatGACAGTAGAGCAGCGAACGGAAGCACCTGTGAGCGCCTCTGACGGACGGAGGGCTGCTGTGAGTCGAGCGCTGAGCTGCTGAATGCACCTTCGACACACACGCTGATTCACTGACAcggagacaaacacacacactacagtCAAAATAATATTACAGGACAACATGATTTTAAACTTAAGTGATCTGAAGCACTGCTAATTAAAAGCCTTGTCATTTAACCTGTTCTCACGCTGCTTCTCTGTGGATGTTCGTGTGACAGTCTGAACCTCAGGATCATCTGACTCTGGATCACTGCGAATAATCATCCTGGAAAACACAGAAGCGTTCAGAACAGAGGGAATAACATGAGCGATTCAAATGCACACTGAGCTGTCCGATCTCTACTTaaatgtcatacaccgatcatTCTGCGCCGCTTCAAGTCCAACATGCCTGAAGAGAACCATTTacttcacttctgaatgaatgaACCGAACGAATGAACGAACAACTTATTTattaagacatttaccgccacctactggcagttttagtttcttttttagtctaattttatttaaaaattaatttcatatttccatatgaattaaataaataaaggtatagttcacccagaaatgaaatttcagtcatttactcaccctcatggtccaaaagagTATGTGCAATAAATTCTCTTCTTTCTGAAGCTACTTTTGTAAAGTCTATTTGACGCTTTACACAATAATCACTTAAAATGTGCAATTAAATTgcataatgtaattaattagattaaaaaactttaatcgcttgacagccctactTATAACACTATGATGATAAGTATAGTGAAAACTATAATGACAGCTATAACAATTATAACATTATGATGACAATATCGTTATAGTCATTGTCATGATGTTACAGTTGTCATCATAtctattattatagttatcgtcatAGTTttgtagttattgttatagctatcattatagttattgttacagTTATTGCAGTGTTATAGTTTCCATTATAGCTATCATAGTTTTCACTATAGTTATAAGCTAAACGAAAACATATAATGAAAACATACAATAactgtaacaacaacaacaacaacaacaactacagTAAAAGCCTCGTGATTTAACCTGTTCTCGCGCTGCTTGTCTGTGGGTGTTTGTCTGACTGTCTGAACCTCAGGATCATCTGACTCTGGATCACTGCCAATAATCACCCTGGAAAACAGtttgttataataaaaaaattaatgataGCTATAAAATCAATTATAACACTAcgacaataactataacgacaACTATAACATTATGATGATgaatataatgataactatagtagggccctatgaaatccgttttattttttcccaaattccatttttttttccccattttaatttttctggattccagtTTTTCCGTTTACATTTTTTggactccattttaatggttaaattaaattttagtaatcaaaaagcaagtctaattaattgaaataatgaaacttatccaatttaccaacaatttattaaaagtttaacaaaaaagtacatttcttagggccctatgataaatgttttattttttccctcaaattctgttttattttttttaccaaattctgttttctggattccattttaatggattaattacattttcaaatcatgtctaattaattgaagtcttaaaaacaacaaaacttattaaaaaaaaaaaaaaaattatatatatatatatatatatatatatatatataataatgttttgttttttcccccagaaATTCTGttgcatattttaatttttctggcaatcaaatgaacgcataactttaatttaattaatattttaatcatgaaattaaactttttttgtcaaacaatttgctgcacaacagagctttactgttaaaactaaaacatggaagaaaaactgagattattgcttaaaaatataaaaaatcatttattattattattaggtctattagtgttagtattattattgCCTTGAAACGTATCTAAATTCGACCATTGTTCACTAAAAGCTACCTTTTAGTGAACAAACGTGTCGCCCTCGCTTGAAATTCCAATGCGAATCGTATATGCGTGTTTAGACATAGGTCGCATGTCCAGAGATCGGATATGTATccgatttaaaaccacatttggaagaGATCGGATGCGGAAAAAAAATCGGATCTCGTGcggatttttgtgtttacacgtgtgcaacaaattccgatctgtgtcagatgtgagcaaaagaTCGGATTatttgtgccagtgtaaacgcagcctaACATTATGATGATGAATATAACGATAACTGTAACAACAACTACAGTAGAAGCCTCGTGATTTAACCTGTTCTCGCGCTGCTTGTCTGTGGGTGTTCGTGTGACAGTCTGAACCTCAGGATCATCTGACTCTGGATCACTGCCAATAATCACCCTGGAAAACACAGAATAACACTGTTAATAACAATAACCACACTATGACAATAACTAGAGCAAAGACAGGTATAACAACACTATGAGGGTGTCTATAACAACAGCTGTGAGGATAACTATAACACTAGTACGAGCACTATCTCTGGAGTGAAGTCATCATGTCAGTGACCTCTGAGGGGACGGCCGGTCAGGTGGGCCGCCGCTGATCTGCGTCTCCTCCTCTGCAGCGGTGACGTCGTTCTGAGAGTCGTCTTCGCTGAGCTGGCTGTCGTCCTCCATGACCAAGCGTGATATGGTCATGCCGGCGTAACGCTTGTCTGCGGCGGGCGGCTCGTCCTCGGCCGCTCTCTCCAACTGCTCCATGGGCGTCTCGGACAGAGCCAGGTGGAGCTCGGCACCGGACGACTCTCGGCTCTGCTGCTGCGCCTCCATCTCCACCTCCTCCAGCAGCTGAGAGAACGGCACGCTCACGCCGCACTCCCTGCTCAGCTCGCCGTAAACCTGCCGCAGGCTCTGCAAACTCAGCTGCACCCGCACCGCCGCGGTAGACGACACGCTGCTAAAGCGGGAACGAACAGGGTTACTGTCAGACAGGTGACATGTACGTTATTATTTAAAGCAGTCATTAATACTCGGAGTtagcttttcatttatttttagtttaagttttagtaatgttGCCATATGCTTTTgtattctttttaaatttttctaCTTAGATTTTAttccagttttagttttagtctcattctgagcaacattcctaattttcatttaagttcatCGAGTGAAGCTGAAGCAGTGTGTTTGTACCCATGATCCTCAGCTGCTCTGGGCTTCTGCGTGGAGCGCCGCCCCTCCCGTGACGACGTCATTGGCTCAGCGCCCGCGCGGAGATGTCCGGTGCGCTTCAGCATCTGCAGAACAAACACGCAGTGATGAGCGACATGAGCGCGGCGCGATACACTTCAAGCGCAATCGAAGAACGTACTGTTGTGACGTCATTTCAAACTACAGCAGGACAAAACCTggagtttgaaacagcttgccatTAGTGAGGATGAGGAGACAGACCTGCGTGAGGAAGGGCTCGGGGACGCAGTAGAGCCGCTCGATGAACTCCAGCATGTCCTGCTTGAAGTCGCTGTACGAGCTCAGCTGCAGCACCGAGTGAGACGAGCGTCTCCTCCGGATCAGGTTCACCAGCAGCTTCttctgccacacacacacagacagacgtCACATGAGAGGTGCGGGACACGAGCGTGCCGTAGCGTCAGGAGCGGTCCTCACCTTCCCAGATGAATCGGCGGCTGCGCTGAAGTGTCTCTTCAGGATCTCCTCTGCCTTCTCGAACTCTCCACTCTTGATGCACACAATTATGAgctgcagaacacacacacacgcaaatcATCAATCGCTGAGGGTTGCCGTAATGTATGATCCCGTATTTAAGAGCTCAAAGAAGCACTCTATATTAAACACAAGCGGAAAGCAGTCTATGATGTGACCAAAACCTTATAATATCACAATACGAGTCAGATTTTCATTCCAGACACTGAAATGGTGGTGTAGATGCGTCGTGTCTCACCATCTCGGTGATGGCGTTGCGCACGCGCTGCTGCTCTTGCTGCGGGACGTCCAGCTCTCTGCAGAGGGACTCCAGGACGCCCAGAGCCGACTCCAGCGGCGTCTTGGGCTCCTCAAACGTCAGATCTGCGGCACAGACACGTCAGAAACACacatcagaaacacacacacacgctcatgtAGATCACTCGCTCACCCAGCTTGTCTCCGTTGTTGATCCTGGACAGGAACTGCATGACCCGCAGCTTGAGGACGGTGTCTCCGCGTCCATCCATGGGCAGCACCACCATACCTGTGATGATCACATGATATTAATGAGAATCATGTCTATTCTAGGAGTCATCATTCATATCTTACACACTCAAAGGAGAAGACAGACGTCGATTTACCACGGAAACATATGGTTTCATTTGATAAAATTCAAGTATTTTTCTAATCTTGACACAACACATATCGTTGTAAAGACTCGAGGATCCATATCTGTGATATGTAATATTGTCCAAATTACTTCGCAGCACACTCGCTTTACAGTAAACTCAAACCTCTAAAACTCTTTTAAACTTCCATGAGTGGCTTTTTAACAAGAGACCAACCTTAGGTCTGTATTCCAAAGCGCTCATGCACTACATCTATCTGATTAAGTAATTTCTCATTGTAAAAAACTGACTTTCACAGACTTCCGATGGAGTTTGGGAGTTTAGCCCCGCGCTAAAGCTAACATGCGCGCGCCGATGTAAACAAACTCGGCGCTCGCGCCACTTACTCTCAATGACATTGATGATGTTCGCGAAAATCGTGTAGTCTCCATTTCTGAAACTCTCGAGCGCCTTAAACACGCAGACGTCGAAATACCATCTGTTGATAATCCGCTCGTCTTCGTTCATTCTGGCTGGGTTTAATGTGAATGCGCgcatcactcactcactcactcctGCGAGCGCGTGCAGAAGGGGGCGTGGCACAGCGTCACGGCGGcggctctgattggtcagcagAGACGCTGACGCCACtagaaaacaatatttaaataataaataatataatactggATTTTAGTAGTAAGACTtgaacaaattaatatattatatatatctcCCCCCCCCCCAGTGATTTAGTTGATTTTATGTAgtttgaataataataagaaataatactATTTTATGATTGACTGATTCAACTTTATTTCCAGACTCAAGGTCCATTAGAAAAGAAACATACTCCAAACAAACACcaaaaatacatacaatacacaacatttaaaaaagacagTTATACCAATATTTTCTCATAGGTGACTGGTATCGTATATGCAGAAATGTCCACCTATTTCAATATGCTGCcttactatttttaataaattggcTGTACAGTTAATTTCAACTTATTGTAGACCGGCTTAAGTTAAGTTACATCTCATATgacttaaataattttaatgagttgatgtaaaaaaaaaaaaaacgtcatcacactctaaacaacaacaacaaagcaacaacaacaaaaaaaacgtaACAAATGTACACCgtaaaataaactacaaataatattacccagactgcattgtaatatacaaaATGCATTGGAATACTGAAGTAATATACCGTAAAAACAATGAATTCTGCGTaataatttttgttgttttcgagaaagtaacctataggctactttctcgaaaacgacaaatattacccagaatgcattgtttttgcagtatattaccaaagccactggaaggcaagcctgcaacctttagccaaaaatgtgtaatggctaatgctaactggcggtacgcagggaggagttttgaacggcgacacgataggctgagaggtgccgcacgtgattaagttagccgttacgctttctccaatggtaagagatacagaccctctcatctccctataataatacaaCCTCtgatattacaatgcattctgggtaatattatttgtcattttcgagaaagtagcctaggcctcttttcttaaaacaacaaatattacccGGAAATCATCGTTTTTATGGTATAATAGCTATTTTTTTCAAAggaaaacggtattttactgtgtaaatttgtttcgtttttttttacagttatttttattagaGTGACTTCTTGATTTGTGCTTgtatttttcaatgtttaaaaaaatcttaattctGTTTTGGAGAAATGTTCTTGCATCACAAATGTCCAAGAATCAATGTTttacattaaaaggacatttagtATTTATGCTACAAAGATTTTTATGTCAAACAAATAACTTAtgtaaagaatcctgaaaaataaaacgcATCGCGTTCAAACTGTGGCTGGCTGTATGAAACACAAGGGAGGATGCAGATGTTTGAGGAAAATCAGTGCCACGTCTGAAGAAGGGTGGAGCAAACGAGAGCACGACACGACagccttcatcatcatcatcatcatcatcatccttcaCAACTCCGCGCTCATGCGCTAAAAGCGTTCGCGTCGCtcaaacaatttgaaaaagTGTAAACGCAGAGACTGGGAGTTGAGCGAACTAAACTAGCGAGTGAAGGAATGAGAGCAGATATAGAGCGAACTGAACGCGACGCTCGGTGACGGCACTGCACAACAGAACGCTGCTGGACGCGGAACGACATCTGGACACACGGAACGATGACCgtgaaaaacagaaacaagaaCAACTCGAACTCCAACGACAAAACAGTCCCGAGTCAACAGCAAGATGACACGGCGAAGAAAAGTCCTAAAGTCGCTAAAGCTGAAAACGCGGCGGTCTCGAGCCGCGGATCCGGATCAGGCGCGCTGATAAAGTTCTTATCCGCGTTATTTTATCTGGCGCTGGCGGCCGGAGCCGTGTTCGCGTCCCTGTACCTCCATCAAGAGCTGTCGGACATCAAACATGCGAACTCCAGACATGAAGAATCAATGAAGAAGTGCACGACAGCGGCGCGTGAGGTGGAACATGCGCTCCAACAGGTTAGTTGACTTCATTCGTGCCTCTGTAGGGGAAAAACGTCCACATAGACAcaaagctaacaaaaatatgtttgatTGCCTTTAagttatacaaatattttttctgaatgttctcaaaacgttccATGAATGGACATTATTAAAGGCCAGATAACGttgaacaaacgttctattaatgttcatggaataactttgagagaaccttgcgaGAACGTTCACTGGGAATTGATAAAACTGAACAACTGTACTGAATAATAGCAGCACATTTCATGAAATTGATCACAAATAGACAAACTATCAGCTGTTAATGCGGACGTTAACCACACACAGAACTCAACatcactgtgttttctgagtgaTCACACAAGAGAAAGACATTAAATTCAGTTGAAATGAGGAGAAATAGTCCTGCAGGCCCTCAGGATGACGTGTtcgtctgtgattggctgacaggGTTGTGCCGTGCAGCTTAAATGACTGTTTTAAGGCGCAGTATTGGTATCCAACACGACAGGAAGTTTATTTATGCCTGGAGGAGTTTCATGCACAGCAGCGTCAAACATATAggacacaaaaatacaaacatattgACTGGAATGACAGACGTTTGCTTGAATCGCCTGAGCTGGGAGTCGCTGACAGATCAGGCACAGGCTGAGAGACCTGAGCGACCTGTTTGACCCTGCCTCGAGGGTGAATCACTGGATTCAGCAGCTTCTTTTACACTTCGTTTGTCTCACTGAAGTTAGTTTCTCATGCACCACTGGACAAATATGTGTAGAGAGTCCCAGCACAGTTTAAAGTGTGGGCGATTTGGCcaaaaaatattatcacaatattttttctggtgtctccagaatgtgtctgtgaagtttcagctcaaaatactccacagatcatttattatagcttgtcaaatttgcccctactTGGGTGtcagcaaaaacacgccatttttgtgtgtgtccctttaaatgcaaatgagctgctgctcccggccccctttccagaagagggcggagctttaacagctcgcgcttcggtcgctcaacaacaacaaagctggagaatctcacgcagccaaaatgaggattgtcagtaacggtgttcagccttacattgttcaaaccggagtcgacactgatggagagactcaggaagaagttacaacttttagacgtttctgaatggttagtggataaatttatgtagttgctgtagagttgattcaactcatcgactagcatgtgccgtcatgttaatcttttgtgttgaattgaccctcgtttgtgaagcagtccggcgtaaaatgacggcatgacaacaacactctactacaacaactcttcctcttctctaaagcagcccaacatggccccgccccctttgttgtgtgttctcgggggcggggtttatgtaaattttagggttagtgatgtcaccaacctggaaAGAAGCtaattgtagtccctaccagccgtttgttgtagtccttaaaaagcgatttctgtaaaagaaaatatctctttgcattgaactttgagcgtcgtatctttgcagatgttgtttatgctcaaacagcaacattatacactaactaaagttaaaaaagtgaaatcataatcaaccatccttttaaacagcttgtaaatatactttattactagaaaaaaaaaatatatatatatatatatatatattttggcaATAACGGTTTCTTGAAtgttgagtcaagaaccctagagttcgaTATAGAACTCCATTGAATTTTTTTCTAAGAGCGCAGATATTCCAGATCTAGTGACCACGAACTAAGCGTCTCTGCTCTTCTCTGTCTCCAGATCAGGTCCATGAAGGCGTCTCTGGAGGGTTTGGAGAGCACGGTGGTCAGTGCCAGGACTGATCTGGAAAGCACCAGCCGCGCGGTGCGAAAAGGAGAGGCCGACTCCCGGCGGATGGAGGATGCTCTCCAGAAACTCCAGAATAAGCTCTTCCAGGACCTGGCGGAGGGCATTCGGGAGGTGAAGGATGCTCGGGAGAAGGACATGTCCTCGCTGGAGGAGCAGCTGGCCCAGCTGAGCCGCTCCCTGTCGGAGAGCACGGTGGAGTTCGCAAATGAACAGAGCCGGTATAAGAGCGATCTCCATGAGCTCAAAGCTCGTCTGGAGGAGCAGGACGGGCCGGCGCTCCTCGTACAGGAGCTGGCATCCATCAGCAGCGCCGTGGCCAATCTCAACACCGCCAACGAGGTGGCCGAGGGAAACATGGCGGTGCTCCGGGAGCAGATTGCATCGGTGAGTGGTGAGCTGCAGACCAGAAACAGGGAGGTGGCGTCAGTGTCTGAGGAGGTGGGTGCCGTGAGGACGCTGGTGCAGAGCGCTGTGGGAGCCTTACGGGAGGAGGTGTCCGCAGCACGAGCCAGCGTCCAGACCACGTCAGACCAGCTTCAGAGCCTGAATGACCAGCAGGACCAGTCCAGCGCGGCTCTCCAGAGCCTGGAGGCACAGCTGAGAGAGGAACTGCTCAAGCTGGAGAAACGGAAGGATGACCTGGAGGTCCGACTGAAGGCCGCGGAGGAGAGCCAGGAGGTCTCGGCGTCCTCGCTGTCAGAGCAGACAAACAGACTGAATGCTCTCGAGTCCAAGTATGAATCCCACGAGAACTCACTGTCCGGCTGCAGGACGGCAGCGGAGGCGCTGAGACACGATCTGGAGGGGATGAAGAGCCGTCTGGGAGAGCTGCAGACGAGAGTAGATGCTCTAGACGAGACCCAGGAAACAGAGCAGGAACCAGAGCAGGAAACAGAGCAGGAACCAGAGCAGGAAATGGAGCAGGAGCCAGAGCAGGAACTGGACGCTGTTCAAGATGAAGAACCAGAAAGTCCTCCTGAACAGCTGGATGAGTGAGACTGAGATGAGCTACTGGAAGCAAAGCTGTAATTCTGGATGATCAGGTGTTGTGGGTGGTAGAAATGTGAACAAGAAGCTTTTTATAGGAAT
The Ctenopharyngodon idella isolate HZGC_01 chromosome 4, HZGC01, whole genome shotgun sequence genome window above contains:
- the terfa gene encoding telomeric repeat binding factor a isoform X4, with protein sequence MRAFTLNPARMNEDERIINRWYFDVCVFKALESFRNGDYTIFANIINVIESMVVLPMDGRGDTVLKLRVMQFLSRINNGDKLDLTFEEPKTPLESALGVLESLCRELDVPQQEQQRVRNAITEMLIIVCIKSGEFEKAEEILKRHFSAAADSSGKKKLLVNLIRRRRSSHSVLQLSSYSDFKQDMLEFIERLYCVPEPFLTQMLKRTGHLRAGAEPMTSSREGRRSTQKPRAAEDHGSVSSTAAVRVQLSLQSLRQVYGELSRECGVSVPFSQLLEEVEMEAQQQSRESSGAELHLALSETPMEQLERAAEDEPPAADKRYAGMTISRLVMEDDSQLSEDDSQNDVTAAEEETQISGGPPDRPSPQRVIIGSDPESDDPEVQTVTRTPTDKQRENRMIIRSDPESDDPEVQTVTRTSTEKQRENSESACVSKVHSAAQRSTHSSPPSVRGAHRSGGESSSTPARHLSITPSVRRSDKKKHSNRRMIVSSDEEAEDPPSDRRSARQELHDDSEPECVLEVCPAAQSSTPARRSRDAQSDHRSRVSSESESEVHSTRSQVRSSPADSRSSTGGKHSAKRARWRDASGTHEDWSDEESLFSTASGPSRKKRYARKLWTLQESDWLKEGVRRFGAGHWEQIRAAFPFKGRTACNLKDRWRTMVKLKMV
- the terfa gene encoding telomeric repeat binding factor a isoform X3, whose protein sequence is MRAFTLNPARMNEDERIINRWYFDVCVFKALESFRNGDYTIFANIINVIESMVVLPMDGRGDTVLKLRVMQFLSRINNGDKLDLTFEEPKTPLESALGVLESLCRELDVPQQEQQRVRNAITEMLIIVCIKSGEFEKAEEILKRHFSAAADSSGKKKLLVNLIRRRRSSHSVLQLSSYSDFKQDMLEFIERLYCVPEPFLTQMLKRTGHLRAGAEPMTSSREGRRSTQKPRAAEDHGVSSTAAVRVQLSLQSLRQVYGELSRECGVSVPFSQLLEEVEMEAQQQSRESSGAELHLALSETPMEQLERAAEDEPPAADKRYAGMTISRLVMEDDSQLSEDDSQNDVTAAEEETQISGGPPDRPSPQRVIIGSDPESDDPEVQTVTRTPTDKQRENRVIIGSDPESDDPEVQTVRQTPTDKQRENRMIIRSDPESDDPEVQTVTRTSTEKQRENSESACVSKVHSAAQRSTHSSPPSVRGAHRSGGESSSTPARHLSITPSVRRSDKKKHSNRRMIVSSDEEAEDPPSDRRSARQELHDDSEPECVLEVCPAAQSSTPARRSRDAQSDHRSRVSSESESEVHSTRSQVRSSPADSRSSTGGKHSAKRARWRDASGTHEDWSDEESLFSTASGPSRKKRYARKLWTLQESDWLKEGVRRFGAGHWEQIRAAFPFKGRTACNLKDRWRTMVKLKMV
- the terfa gene encoding telomeric repeat binding factor a isoform X1, which encodes MRAFTLNPARMNEDERIINRWYFDVCVFKALESFRNGDYTIFANIINVIESMVVLPMDGRGDTVLKLRVMQFLSRINNGDKLDLTFEEPKTPLESALGVLESLCRELDVPQQEQQRVRNAITEMLIIVCIKSGEFEKAEEILKRHFSAAADSSGKKKLLVNLIRRRRSSHSVLQLSSYSDFKQDMLEFIERLYCVPEPFLTQMLKRTGHLRAGAEPMTSSREGRRSTQKPRAAEDHGSVSSTAAVRVQLSLQSLRQVYGELSRECGVSVPFSQLLEEVEMEAQQQSRESSGAELHLALSETPMEQLERAAEDEPPAADKRYAGMTISRLVMEDDSQLSEDDSQNDVTAAEEETQISGGPPDRPSPQRVIIGSDPESDDPEVQTVTRTPTDKQRENRVIIGSDPESDDPEVQTVRQTPTDKQRENRMIIRSDPESDDPEVQTVTRTSTEKQRENSESACVSKVHSAAQRSTHSSPPSVRGAHRSGGESSSTPARHLSITPSVRRSDKKKHSNRRMIVSSDEEAEDPPSDRRSARQELHDDSEPECVLEVCPAAQSSTPARRSRDAQSDHRSRVSSESESEVHSTRSQVRSSPADSRSSTGGKHSAKRARWRDASGTHEDWSDEESLFSTASGPSRKKRYARKLWTLQESDWLKEGVRRFGAGHWEQIRAAFPFKGRTACNLKDRWRTMVKLKMV
- the terfa gene encoding telomeric repeat binding factor a isoform X5; this translates as MRAFTLNPARMNEDERIINRWYFDVCVFKALESFRNGDYTIFANIINVIESMVVLPMDGRGDTVLKLRVMQFLSRINNGDKLDLTFEEPKTPLESALGVLESLCRELDVPQQEQQRVRNAITEMLIIVCIKSGEFEKAEEILKRHFSAAADSSGKKKLLVNLIRRRRSSHSVLQLSSYSDFKQDMLEFIERLYCVPEPFLTQMLKRTGHLRAGAEPMTSSREGRRSTQKPRAAEDHGSVSSTAAVRVQLSLQSLRQVYGELSRECGVSVPFSQLLEEVEMEAQQQSRESSGAELHLALSETPMEQLERAAEDEPPAADKRYAGMTISRLVMEDDSQLSEDDSQNDVTAAEEETQISGGPPDRPSPQRVIIGSDPESDDPEVQTVRQTPTDKQRENRMIIRSDPESDDPEVQTVTRTSTEKQRENSESACVSKVHSAAQRSTHSSPPSVRGAHRSGGESSSTPARHLSITPSVRRSDKKKHSNRRMIVSSDEEAEDPPSDRRSARQELHDDSEPECVLEVCPAAQSSTPARRSRDAQSDHRSRVSSESESEVHSTRSQVRSSPADSRSSTGGKHSAKRARWRDASGTHEDWSDEESLFSTASGPSRKKRYARKLWTLQESDWLKEGVRRFGAGHWEQIRAAFPFKGRTACNLKDRWRTMVKLKMV
- the ckap4 gene encoding cytoskeleton-associated protein 4: MTVKNRNKNNSNSNDKTVPSQQQDDTAKKSPKVAKAENAAVSSRGSGSGALIKFLSALFYLALAAGAVFASLYLHQELSDIKHANSRHEESMKKCTTAAREVEHALQQIRSMKASLEGLESTVVSARTDLESTSRAVRKGEADSRRMEDALQKLQNKLFQDLAEGIREVKDAREKDMSSLEEQLAQLSRSLSESTVEFANEQSRYKSDLHELKARLEEQDGPALLVQELASISSAVANLNTANEVAEGNMAVLREQIASVSGELQTRNREVASVSEEVGAVRTLVQSAVGALREEVSAARASVQTTSDQLQSLNDQQDQSSAALQSLEAQLREELLKLEKRKDDLEVRLKAAEESQEVSASSLSEQTNRLNALESKYESHENSLSGCRTAAEALRHDLEGMKSRLGELQTRVDALDETQETEQEPEQETEQEPEQEMEQEPEQELDAVQDEEPESPPEQLDE
- the terfa gene encoding telomeric repeat binding factor a isoform X2, giving the protein MRAFTLNPARMNEDERIINRWYFDVCVFKALESFRNGDYTIFANIINVIESMVVLPMDGRGDTVLKLRVMQFLSRINNGDKLDLTFEEPKTPLESALGVLESLCRELDVPQQEQQRVRNAITEMLIIVCIKSGEFEKAEEILKRHFSAAADSSGKKLLVNLIRRRRSSHSVLQLSSYSDFKQDMLEFIERLYCVPEPFLTQMLKRTGHLRAGAEPMTSSREGRRSTQKPRAAEDHGSVSSTAAVRVQLSLQSLRQVYGELSRECGVSVPFSQLLEEVEMEAQQQSRESSGAELHLALSETPMEQLERAAEDEPPAADKRYAGMTISRLVMEDDSQLSEDDSQNDVTAAEEETQISGGPPDRPSPQRVIIGSDPESDDPEVQTVTRTPTDKQRENRVIIGSDPESDDPEVQTVRQTPTDKQRENRMIIRSDPESDDPEVQTVTRTSTEKQRENSESACVSKVHSAAQRSTHSSPPSVRGAHRSGGESSSTPARHLSITPSVRRSDKKKHSNRRMIVSSDEEAEDPPSDRRSARQELHDDSEPECVLEVCPAAQSSTPARRSRDAQSDHRSRVSSESESEVHSTRSQVRSSPADSRSSTGGKHSAKRARWRDASGTHEDWSDEESLFSTASGPSRKKRYARKLWTLQESDWLKEGVRRFGAGHWEQIRAAFPFKGRTACNLKDRWRTMVKLKMV